The Deltaproteobacteria bacterium genome includes the window CCCGCCGTGCCCCCTTCCGAGAGGGAGAAGCTCCTCGGCCTGCTGTGGCGCAACCATCCCGGGTACGTCCGCCTCTCGCCCCCCGAGCGGGTCGCCCGCATCCTGTGGCTGTTCCACCAGGCGCGCAGCCGCATGGGGATCCACGTCGACGTGCAGGACGCGGCGGGTGGAAGCGGCGAGGGGCGCCGCGAGAGCCGGGTGCTCTTCGCCGTCGGGAACCCGCCCCAGAAGGATTACCTCCTCCAGGTCATGGAGGTGTTCAACCGGCTGAACCTCGGGGTCCGCCGCGCGTACACGCTGACCCTGAGCGCGGGGACGTTTCCGTACTTTCTCGGCACGTTCTACGTGGTGCGCCGCGAGGGGGGGCTCCTCGAGAAGGACTCCCCCCTCTTTCGCCGCCTCTGCCGGGAGCTGTACAACGTACAGATCCTCGCCAGCGGCTCGGGCACCTACCGGGAGTTCGTCCTCGCCCGCCTGATGACGGGCGACGAGGCCTCCCTGGTGAACGCCTTCATCGGCTTCTGCCACGCGAGCCTCGCCCACAACCAGCCGCACCGGTTCACCCTCGAGGACGTCGAGCGGGCGTTCCTTTCCCACCCCGACATCGCCCTGAAGCTCACGCGGGTGTTCGAGCTGCGGTTCGACCCCGAGGTTTCCGACCGCGAGCCGGCGTACTCGGCCGCGCTCTCCGCCCTCGCCCGCGAGATCGACGAATACAACACCGGCCACCGCCAGCTCGACGAGTTCCGCCGCACGATCTTCCGCGCGACGCTTTCCTTCATCCGGAGGACCCTCAAGACGAACTTCTTCGTGCCGGAGAAGCATGCCCTGGCGTTCCGTCTCGACCCGGAGGTCCTGTCGGACCTCGGCCCCGAGTTCACCTCGGACCTCCCGCCGGAGCGCCCGTTCCGCATCACCTACTTCTTCGGCCGCGGGGCGATCGGGTTCCACATCGGATTCTCCGACATCGCGCGCGGCGGGTGGCGCACGATCTTCACCCGGACCCGGGACGACTACGTCACGGTCGCGAACACCCTCTTCCGCGAGAACTACGTCCTCGCGCACACCCAGCACCTGAAGAACAAGGACATCTACGAGGGCGGGTCCAAGATGGTGGTGGTCATCAACGCCCCGGACCTGCTCACGAAGGAACGGACGAACCAGCGGCTCTACAAGGTGCAGTACGCCTTCATCAACGCGTTCCTCGACCTCTTCGTCACTTCGGGCGGGAAGGCGAAGGACCCCCGGGTCGTCGACTACTACGGGGAGGAGGAGCCGATCGAGCTGGGCCCCGACGAGAACATGCACGACTCCATGATCGAGACGATCGCGAAGCTCTCGGTGCGCAGGGGATACATGCTGGGGATCGGGATCATTTCGAGCAAGCGGGTCGGGATCAACCACAAGGAGTACGGCGTCACCTCCACGGGGGTCGTCAAGTTCGCCGAGGTCGCCATGGCTTCGCAGGGGATCGACATCGGGGTGGACCCGTTCTCCGTGAAGTTCACCGGCGGGCCGAACGGGGACGTGGCGGGGAACGCGATCCGGATCCTTCTTGCGCGATGCCCGAGGGTGGCGATCCGGCTGATCCTCGACGGCACGGGCGCGCTCTTCGATCCGAAGGGGCTCGACCGCGCGGAACTGTCGCGGATCGTCCTCTCCGGGGACGTGGAGGCGTTCCGCCCCGAGAAGCTCCACCCCGGCGGGTTCCTCCTGCACAGCGGCGAACGGCGCACCGAAGGGCTTCGGGAGCTGTACCTCCGCGCGGACCGCACCGAGGGCGGCGTGGCGAAGTCGTGGGTCACCGTGGACGAGTTCCACAAGGAGTTCGACGGGCTCCTCTTCACGGTCCCGGCCGACCTGTTCATCCCGGCGGGGGGACGGCCCGAGACGGTGGACGGGACGAACTGGACGCGGTTCTTCGGAAAGGACGGGAACCCCACCGCCCGGGTGATCGTGGAGGGGGCCAACTCGTTCATCACCCCGGAGGCGCGCGAAAAGCTCCAGGAACGCGGCGTTGTGATCCTGCGGGACGCCTCGGCGAACAAGTGCGGGGTGATCTCCTCCTCCTACGAGATCATCGGCAACCTGATGATGTCGGAGAAGGAGTTCCTCGCGCACAAGGAAGAGTACGTCCGCGACGTCCTCTCCATCCTCGAGAAGCGGGCGGCGGACGAGGCGGCGCTGATCTTCCGGCGGAAGCGGGAGCATCCCGGGCGCCCGTACACCGGGATCTCGGACGGGATCAGCGTCGAGATCAACGGCCATTACGCGCGGCTGTTCGACTTCTTCCGGTCGCGTCCCGCGCTTTCGCTCGCCTTGCCGTACCGGCGCGCGCTGCTCGCGCACCTCCCCGCGTTCCTCCGCGACCATCCGCGGTACCGGCGCAGGGTCTCCCGGCTGCCGGTCAAGTACCGGTCGGCGATCCTGGCGAGCGAGATCGCGTCCACGATCGTCTACCGGGGCGGATTCGAACGGGACATGGAATCGGACCTCCGGCGGTACGTCCGGGAGGTGTTCGGGTAGCCTCCGTCCCCCCTCCGGCCGTGCCTTTGCCTGTACACTGTATCCATTGACATCGTTTCCCGGCGGGACTATGCTCTGCCGTAATCCATTTTTCCATAAGACGTCATCCGCACGGAAAAATCCACGAAAGAGGGAAGCGTCATGCGACTGCTCTCGA containing:
- a CDS encoding NAD-glutamate dehydrogenase; this encodes MRPDADRRTDRDILRCVRDASGHARENLAWLRASMAPIFFQTLREEPEAIATLCLHLADLSKNRYLVLADREKEMMIARLSAPGSLYETLRLLGPREISYAEIAHSYAPVPGTDRDLEFQRYEFDRKDDADDSPGGTVPMPSGLRRPIVASLAGFSPAVPPSEREKLLGLLWRNHPGYVRLSPPERVARILWLFHQARSRMGIHVDVQDAAGGSGEGRRESRVLFAVGNPPQKDYLLQVMEVFNRLNLGVRRAYTLTLSAGTFPYFLGTFYVVRREGGLLEKDSPLFRRLCRELYNVQILASGSGTYREFVLARLMTGDEASLVNAFIGFCHASLAHNQPHRFTLEDVERAFLSHPDIALKLTRVFELRFDPEVSDREPAYSAALSALAREIDEYNTGHRQLDEFRRTIFRATLSFIRRTLKTNFFVPEKHALAFRLDPEVLSDLGPEFTSDLPPERPFRITYFFGRGAIGFHIGFSDIARGGWRTIFTRTRDDYVTVANTLFRENYVLAHTQHLKNKDIYEGGSKMVVVINAPDLLTKERTNQRLYKVQYAFINAFLDLFVTSGGKAKDPRVVDYYGEEEPIELGPDENMHDSMIETIAKLSVRRGYMLGIGIISSKRVGINHKEYGVTSTGVVKFAEVAMASQGIDIGVDPFSVKFTGGPNGDVAGNAIRILLARCPRVAIRLILDGTGALFDPKGLDRAELSRIVLSGDVEAFRPEKLHPGGFLLHSGERRTEGLRELYLRADRTEGGVAKSWVTVDEFHKEFDGLLFTVPADLFIPAGGRPETVDGTNWTRFFGKDGNPTARVIVEGANSFITPEAREKLQERGVVILRDASANKCGVISSSYEIIGNLMMSEKEFLAHKEEYVRDVLSILEKRAADEAALIFRRKREHPGRPYTGISDGISVEINGHYARLFDFFRSRPALSLALPYRRALLAHLPAFLRDHPRYRRRVSRLPVKYRSAILASEIASTIVYRGGFERDMESDLRRYVREVFG